From one Lycium barbarum isolate Lr01 chromosome 6, ASM1917538v2, whole genome shotgun sequence genomic stretch:
- the LOC132599113 gene encoding diphthamide biosynthesis protein 3, with amino-acid sequence MSYDDVEIEDMEWNNELQAFTYPCPCGDLFQITKEELKIGEEIARCPSCSLYITVIYNLEDFLGESKKHVEPSKQQPVAVA; translated from the coding sequence ATGTCGTACGATGACGTGGAGATTGAGGACATGGAGTGGAACAATGAGCTTCAAGCTTTTACATATCCTTGTCCATGCGGTGACTTGTTTCAGATCACAAAGGAAGAGTTGAAGATTGGTGAAGAAATCGCTCGATGCCCTAGTTGTTCCCTTTATATTACTGTTATTTATAATCTCGAAGATTTCCTCGGAGAATCCAAGAAACATGTTGAGCCTTCGAAACAGCAGCCTGTTGCTGTCGCTTGA